The Oculatellaceae cyanobacterium genome contains a region encoding:
- a CDS encoding histidine phosphatase family protein: protein MTTRVIIVRHGQSSYNSQRRIQGRCDESVLTEKGRADALKVGETLHSLKFDAIYTSPLQRAKTTAELILSCLDYPTQLQTSPNLMEIDLPLWEKMVKQDVKDKFPDEYKCWKQRPHEFSMSILGENGSKDHFPVLALYEQAQQFWQELLSRHQGETILIVAHNGINRALISTALGIPAARYHSIQQSNCGVSVLNFAGNWGEPVQLESMNQIGHMGVALPEPREGHPVPRLLLVRHGETEWNRQTRFQGQIDIPLNDNGRQQAQKAAEFLKEVPIHLAVTSPMVRPKETAEIILQYHPDVQLELNVELSEIGHGLWEGKLEAEIEQEYPGELERWRNTPAEVQMPEGENLQQVWDRATEAWNDIVTAAANKSQTCMVVAHDATNKVILCHVMGLGLEDFWKIKQGNGAVTVIDYPQGVEGMPVLQSLNITSHLSGSILDKTAAGAL, encoded by the coding sequence TTGACTACTCGCGTTATTATCGTGCGTCACGGTCAAAGCAGCTATAACAGCCAACGCCGCATCCAAGGTCGTTGTGATGAGTCAGTCTTGACAGAAAAAGGTCGCGCCGATGCTCTGAAAGTTGGTGAGACACTTCATAGCCTAAAATTTGATGCTATTTATACCAGTCCCTTACAACGGGCAAAAACAACAGCAGAACTAATTTTATCTTGCTTAGATTATCCTACCCAATTGCAGACATCTCCTAATCTCATGGAGATTGATTTGCCTTTGTGGGAGAAAATGGTCAAGCAGGATGTTAAAGATAAATTTCCAGATGAATATAAGTGCTGGAAACAACGCCCGCACGAATTTTCTATGAGTATCCTTGGGGAAAATGGCTCAAAAGATCACTTCCCCGTTTTAGCTTTGTATGAGCAAGCGCAGCAATTCTGGCAGGAATTATTATCTCGCCACCAAGGCGAAACCATCCTGATTGTGGCGCACAATGGCATTAACCGTGCGTTAATCAGCACAGCTTTGGGAATACCCGCCGCCCGCTACCACTCGATACAACAATCTAACTGTGGCGTTAGTGTGCTAAATTTCGCTGGTAATTGGGGTGAACCCGTCCAATTAGAGTCGATGAATCAAATTGGACACATGGGAGTTGCTTTACCAGAACCACGGGAAGGTCATCCAGTACCGCGTTTATTACTTGTTCGTCACGGCGAAACAGAATGGAACCGTCAGACACGCTTCCAAGGACAAATTGATATTCCCCTCAATGATAACGGTCGGCAACAAGCACAAAAAGCGGCTGAGTTTCTTAAAGAAGTACCAATTCACTTAGCGGTTACTAGCCCAATGGTACGCCCCAAGGAAACGGCAGAGATTATTCTTCAATATCATCCTGATGTGCAGTTAGAACTTAACGTTGAATTAAGTGAAATAGGTCACGGGTTGTGGGAAGGTAAGTTAGAAGCAGAAATTGAGCAAGAATACCCTGGTGAGTTAGAACGTTGGCGAAATACGCCCGCAGAAGTGCAAATGCCTGAAGGGGAAAATTTACAACAGGTATGGGATAGAGCTACTGAAGCATGGAATGATATTGTTACTGCTGCGGCTAATAAATCGCAAACTTGTATGGTTGTGGCTCACGATGCTACCAACAAAGTTATTCTTTGTCATGTAATGGGTTTAGGGCTAGAAGATTTCTGGAAAATTAAGCAAGGCAACGGCGCAGTAACAGTAATTGACTACCCGCAAGGTGTAGAAGGAATGCCTGTATTGCAGTCTTTGAATATTACCAGTCACCTTTCTGGTAGCATTTTGGATAAAACTGCCGCAGGCGCTTTGTAA
- the tmk gene encoding dTMP kinase encodes MDGKLIVFEGVEGSGKTTQIQKCQEWLQNSDWLSGTSVVVTREPGGTELGVGLRRLLLEGHRDLIYDRAELFLYASDRSQHVEEVLKPKLAKGAMILCDRYTDSTVAYQAYGRGLSLTLINQLNQLATDGLESDLTLWLDIEVEIGLERARQRGAVDRMEQADLAFHRRVQQGYQELAAAYPQRIVRVDASKSQEEVEAQIQEILLERLQVGKE; translated from the coding sequence ATGGATGGGAAGCTAATTGTATTTGAGGGAGTTGAAGGCTCTGGAAAAACCACACAAATACAGAAATGTCAAGAGTGGCTGCAAAATAGCGATTGGTTGAGTGGGACATCAGTGGTAGTGACGCGAGAGCCTGGGGGTACAGAATTGGGCGTGGGGTTGCGTCGCTTGTTGCTGGAGGGGCATAGAGATTTAATTTACGATCGCGCAGAATTATTTTTGTATGCTTCTGATCGTTCTCAGCACGTTGAGGAGGTGCTGAAGCCAAAGTTAGCGAAGGGTGCGATGATTTTGTGCGATCGCTATACTGATTCAACCGTGGCTTATCAAGCCTATGGTCGCGGTCTTAGCCTCACTTTAATTAATCAACTGAACCAATTAGCGACTGATGGTTTAGAAAGTGATTTAACTTTGTGGCTAGATATTGAAGTGGAAATTGGTTTAGAAAGGGCGCGACAGCGAGGCGCAGTTGACCGCATGGAACAAGCAGATTTAGCTTTCCATCGACGAGTACAGCAAGGTTATCAGGAATTAGCCGCAGCTTATCCGCAAAGGATTGTGCGGGTAGATGCTAGTAAAAGTCAAGAAGAGGTAGAAGCTCAAATTCAGGAGATTTTGCTGGAACGATTGCAGGTAGGGAAGGAGTAG
- the aac(6') gene encoding aminoglycoside 6'-N-acetyltransferase, with the protein MKIIQVTPSDFNEWLDLALKLWPDQSSQEMQESLANILNSEREAGFLVRNDDGKAVGFINLSLRSEYVSGATSSPVAYVEGIYVKDEYRNQGVGKYLIEFASGWALEHGCTELASDALVENTVSYEFHTRVGFQEVERVVTFIKQIAAFS; encoded by the coding sequence GTGAAAATTATCCAAGTTACCCCATCTGATTTCAACGAGTGGCTTGACCTGGCGCTAAAGCTGTGGCCAGACCAGTCATCCCAAGAGATGCAGGAGAGTTTAGCAAATATTCTTAATTCAGAACGAGAGGCGGGCTTTCTAGTCAGAAATGATGATGGAAAAGCGGTGGGATTTATAAATCTTTCTCTTCGCTCTGAATATGTTTCAGGCGCTACGAGTAGTCCTGTTGCATATGTAGAAGGAATTTATGTCAAAGATGAGTATCGAAATCAGGGTGTAGGTAAATACTTAATCGAGTTTGCTTCTGGGTGGGCGCTTGAGCATGGATGTACTGAATTGGCATCAGATGCCTTAGTTGAAAACACAGTTAGTTATGAGTTTCATACAAGGGTAGGCTTTCAGGAAGTGGAGCGAGTTGTAACCTTCATTAAACAAATAGCTGCTTTCTCCTAA
- a CDS encoding heavy metal translocating P-type ATPase, whose protein sequence is MQVLSETPVSTPNLDRETIILDVTGMKCAGCVKAVERQLSSQSGVLNACVNLLTEVAVVDCEVGAVNPDTLADKLTSTGFPTQPRYPQGQLAGTNTSITPSQRHQQESRQLLGRLIVAGILLVLSGIGHFSYHASHLASHPSPLSPYTSFLTSIGFHWGLATLALLAPGRSMLVDGWRGLRHGMPNMNTLVGLGTLTAYTASVVALLFPQLGWECFFDEPVMLVGFILLGRTLEQQARHRASAAFEALLALQPKVARLIGKSAPVNFEQPGIEIPVEQVRVGEWLRVLPGEKIPVDGEVCSGKTAVDESMLTGEPMPVMKQAGDLVAAGTINQSGVITLQATRTGKDTTLAQIVAMVEEAQTRKAPVQRLVDTVAGYFTYGVMAIASVTFLFWYFIGTNFDHSSLVSNQSSLLLSLKLAIAVLVVACPCALGLATPTAILVGTSIGAERGLLIKGGDILEKVHNLNTIVFDKTGTLTSGKPQVTDCLVLAEESDRGEISSISCSAYIMQLAAAAESGTSHPLALAIGQEAQRLELTIPPAQDCYTEAGLGVSALITGKRVLLGNGDWLNLQGITVSDDWEAKAQALSDAGKTVVYIAVDGVIAGLIAVTDTLRADAKETVERLQKMGLRVMILTGDRLEAANAIATQLEISFDQIVAGIRPEGKASAIANLQAQGYRVAMVGDGINDAPALAQADVGISLHGSTDVAMETAGIVLMRERLFDTVAAIQLSRATFNKIRQNLFWALAYNVLAIPVAAGLFLPSLGILLSPASAGALMAFSSVSVVTNSLLLRRSFK, encoded by the coding sequence ATGCAAGTTTTGAGCGAAACCCCAGTTTCTACCCCAAACCTAGACCGTGAAACTATTATTCTTGATGTCACGGGCATGAAATGTGCTGGTTGTGTGAAGGCAGTAGAAAGGCAATTAAGTTCTCAATCAGGTGTTCTCAATGCCTGTGTGAATCTGCTGACAGAGGTAGCAGTTGTAGATTGTGAAGTTGGTGCTGTTAATCCAGATACTCTGGCGGATAAGTTAACGTCTACAGGTTTTCCTACTCAACCGCGTTATCCTCAAGGACAGCTTGCTGGTACTAATACTTCAATTACACCATCTCAACGGCATCAGCAAGAAAGCCGCCAGTTATTAGGGCGCTTAATCGTCGCAGGTATCTTGCTAGTGCTATCTGGGATAGGTCATTTTAGCTACCATGCTTCTCACCTTGCCTCTCACCCTTCACCCCTTAGTCCTTACACCTCATTCCTTACCTCAATTGGGTTCCATTGGGGACTAGCAACTTTAGCGCTACTTGCGCCTGGGCGTTCGATGCTGGTAGATGGTTGGCGTGGTTTGCGGCATGGTATGCCGAATATGAATACGCTTGTAGGTTTGGGAACATTAACGGCGTATACGGCGAGTGTGGTGGCGCTGCTATTTCCGCAACTAGGTTGGGAGTGCTTTTTTGATGAGCCAGTAATGCTTGTAGGTTTTATTTTATTGGGGCGCACTTTAGAGCAACAAGCAAGGCATCGTGCTTCGGCGGCGTTTGAGGCGTTGTTGGCACTTCAACCAAAGGTGGCTCGGTTGATTGGTAAATCAGCGCCAGTAAATTTTGAACAACCTGGAATTGAAATTCCTGTAGAGCAAGTACGGGTGGGGGAATGGTTACGAGTTTTGCCTGGTGAAAAAATCCCTGTAGATGGAGAAGTTTGTAGTGGTAAAACTGCTGTTGATGAATCTATGTTGACAGGAGAACCAATGCCTGTGATGAAGCAAGCTGGGGACTTAGTAGCAGCAGGTACGATAAATCAATCAGGAGTAATTACTCTTCAGGCGACACGCACGGGGAAAGACACAACTCTAGCTCAAATTGTGGCAATGGTTGAGGAGGCGCAAACTCGTAAAGCGCCTGTACAGCGATTGGTGGATACGGTTGCGGGATATTTCACTTATGGTGTAATGGCGATCGCTTCAGTAACTTTTCTATTTTGGTACTTTATTGGCACAAATTTTGATCACTCCTCACTGGTCAGCAATCAATCTTCACTCCTTTTAAGTTTAAAGTTAGCGATCGCAGTTTTAGTTGTCGCTTGTCCTTGCGCTCTTGGTTTAGCTACTCCTACTGCCATTTTGGTAGGTACTAGCATTGGTGCAGAAAGAGGACTATTAATTAAAGGTGGTGATATTCTCGAAAAAGTTCACAACCTAAACACCATAGTTTTTGATAAAACTGGTACTCTCACCAGTGGCAAACCTCAAGTAACTGATTGTTTGGTGCTTGCAGAAGAATCAGACAGAGGAGAAATTTCTTCTATCTCCTGCTCCGCTTACATAATGCAACTAGCCGCAGCAGCAGAAAGTGGCACAAGTCATCCTTTAGCTTTGGCAATTGGGCAAGAAGCTCAACGCCTTGAGTTAACAATTCCACCCGCACAAGATTGTTATACAGAAGCAGGGTTAGGTGTGTCTGCTTTAATCACAGGGAAGCGAGTATTACTAGGTAACGGTGATTGGTTGAATTTACAAGGAATTACTGTTAGTGATGATTGGGAAGCTAAGGCGCAAGCACTTTCCGATGCAGGTAAAACGGTAGTTTATATTGCCGTTGATGGGGTAATTGCTGGATTAATTGCTGTCACAGATACCCTGAGAGCGGATGCTAAAGAAACCGTGGAACGCCTGCAAAAAATGGGTTTGCGGGTGATGATATTAACTGGAGATCGCCTTGAAGCAGCTAATGCGATCGCGACTCAGTTGGAAATTAGCTTTGATCAAATAGTGGCAGGTATCCGTCCGGAAGGCAAAGCGTCAGCAATTGCTAATTTACAAGCTCAAGGATACCGAGTAGCAATGGTAGGGGATGGTATAAATGATGCACCTGCTTTAGCGCAAGCAGATGTCGGCATTTCCCTGCACGGCAGTACAGATGTAGCAATGGAAACTGCTGGAATCGTCTTGATGCGAGAGCGTTTGTTTGATACTGTAGCTGCTATTCAACTTTCCCGCGCTACCTTTAACAAAATCCGCCAAAATCTATTTTGGGCATTAGCATATAACGTACTAGCTATCCCAGTTGCGGCTGGTTTATTTCTACCTAGTTTGGGAATCTTACTTAGTCCAGCATCGGCTGGAGCTTTAATGGCATTTAGTTCTGTTAGTGTTGTGACTAACTCACTTTTACTACGTCGCAGCTTTAAATAA
- a CDS encoding GAF domain-containing protein — MTISNYTQVQQHELAQSALLHRIGNHIRQSLELQEILTATVAEVSSVLQADRVLVYRFYADESGEVIAECIKENCLPSLNGLKFPADDIPPQARQQYRKERLRSVVNVTNGLIGLSLLDGETEDAGKINYRPVDPCHIDYLTAMGIQTSLVVPILHGDRLWGLLVGHYVQGRNISEVELEIVQAVADQVSIAIAQSTLLTSTREQAQREATVNRVATLLHSLPTIELKEALSETVAAVSGSGGRIYIKAENNPSNYQIYTCGAQPNLTNQELEAVLQPVVDRNGILVSTDCLHEPDLQTVVTAFESTQIRGVLIIPLHSRQKLVGYLTIFRDEIETETLWAGQIDPDQRQQHPRKSFETWRQLRKGQSLAWTTEDIELAQSLSKHFSMAVEQYRLYQQVHTLNDNLDHQVAERTTQLQQSLEWAKLLQQVTDQIRSTLKLDKILLTIVEEVRKLLSTDRVVIYQFTRVWQGEVVVESINSKTTSILGLTNEDNCFPLEHALLYQGGRIRVVNNVSESNLQQCHKDFLANIQVQANLVVPIRRSDHLWGLLVAHECHQPREWRQEEVELLQGLADQAAIAIHQAEFYQNQADLLAKTQQQAEQLSLTLRELRQTQTQLIQTEKMSSLGQLVAGVAHEINNPVNFIYGNLKHVNQYAEDLLELLELYQHHYPNSHDQIVDHAEAIDLEFLAEDLPKTLTSMKVGAERIREMVLSLRNFSRLDEAERKPVNIHEGIDSTLLILQHRLKPTSDYAGIQIVKEYGDLPSVECYAGQLNQVFMNIISNAADALEERDESRTKEEIKNSPSQITIRTSVLQEQDDIARALIQIADNGTGISEDVVAKIFDPFFTTKPVGKGTGLGLSICYQIVVDKHSGMLKCKSELGKGTEFWIEIPLSK, encoded by the coding sequence ATGACTATCAGTAATTATACTCAGGTACAACAACACGAATTAGCTCAGTCTGCTTTACTGCACCGGATAGGCAACCATATTCGTCAATCCTTAGAATTGCAGGAAATTTTGACAGCTACGGTTGCAGAGGTTAGTTCGGTACTGCAAGCTGACCGAGTGCTAGTCTATCGGTTTTATGCTGATGAAAGTGGAGAAGTTATTGCTGAGTGTATTAAAGAAAATTGCCTACCCTCTTTAAATGGATTAAAATTTCCTGCTGATGATATTCCACCTCAAGCGCGTCAACAGTATCGGAAGGAGCGTTTGCGTTCAGTTGTTAATGTAACTAATGGATTAATTGGTCTGTCGTTACTTGATGGAGAAACGGAAGATGCTGGCAAAATTAACTATCGACCAGTAGATCCTTGCCATATTGACTATCTCACAGCAATGGGAATACAAACTTCTTTAGTAGTACCAATTTTACATGGCGATCGCTTGTGGGGATTATTAGTCGGTCACTATGTGCAAGGACGAAACATTTCTGAAGTAGAATTGGAAATTGTGCAAGCAGTAGCGGATCAGGTATCAATTGCGATCGCACAATCTACTTTACTCACATCTACTCGCGAACAAGCACAAAGAGAAGCTACAGTTAACCGTGTAGCTACTTTGCTGCATTCCCTACCAACTATTGAACTAAAAGAAGCACTATCAGAAACAGTTGCTGCTGTTTCTGGCTCAGGCGGCAGAATATATATTAAAGCAGAAAATAATCCCTCAAATTATCAAATATATACTTGTGGCGCTCAACCCAACCTCACAAATCAAGAATTAGAAGCAGTTTTACAACCTGTAGTTGATCGCAATGGTATTTTAGTCAGCACTGACTGTTTGCACGAACCAGATTTGCAAACTGTTGTTACAGCATTTGAATCAACTCAGATTCGGGGAGTTTTAATCATACCTCTCCATTCGCGTCAAAAGTTAGTTGGTTATTTAACTATATTTCGCGATGAAATAGAAACAGAAACATTATGGGCGGGACAAATTGACCCAGATCAAAGACAACAGCATCCTCGTAAATCTTTTGAAACGTGGAGACAACTAAGAAAAGGTCAATCTCTAGCATGGACAACTGAAGATATTGAATTAGCTCAATCTCTGAGTAAACACTTTTCGATGGCGGTTGAGCAATATCGACTCTATCAACAAGTACACACTCTTAATGATAACTTGGATCATCAAGTCGCTGAACGTACAACGCAATTACAACAGTCATTAGAATGGGCTAAACTTCTCCAGCAAGTTACAGATCAAATTCGCAGCACCCTAAAATTAGACAAAATTCTTTTAACTATTGTGGAAGAAGTTCGCAAGCTACTGTCCACAGATCGAGTAGTAATTTACCAGTTTACTAGAGTTTGGCAAGGTGAAGTAGTTGTAGAGTCTATAAATAGCAAAACAACCTCTATCTTAGGTTTGACAAATGAGGATAACTGCTTTCCCCTAGAACACGCACTTTTGTACCAGGGGGGACGAATTAGGGTTGTTAATAATGTATCTGAATCCAATTTGCAGCAGTGTCATAAAGACTTTTTAGCGAATATTCAAGTGCAGGCTAATTTAGTTGTTCCGATTCGTAGAAGCGATCATCTTTGGGGGCTGTTGGTTGCTCATGAATGTCACCAGCCTAGAGAATGGAGACAAGAAGAAGTTGAGCTACTGCAAGGGTTAGCGGATCAAGCTGCGATCGCAATTCATCAAGCAGAATTTTATCAAAATCAAGCAGACTTACTAGCTAAAACTCAACAACAAGCAGAACAACTCTCTCTTACGCTGCGCGAGTTGCGTCAAACCCAAACACAATTAATTCAAACTGAAAAAATGTCTAGTTTGGGACAACTCGTTGCTGGTGTGGCTCACGAAATTAATAACCCTGTCAATTTTATATATGGCAACCTCAAGCACGTTAATCAGTACGCTGAGGATTTGCTGGAATTATTAGAACTATACCAGCATCATTATCCTAATAGCCACGATCAAATTGTGGATCATGCTGAAGCAATTGATTTAGAGTTTCTCGCTGAAGATTTACCCAAGACGCTAACATCTATGAAAGTTGGTGCTGAACGCATCCGCGAGATGGTATTATCTTTACGCAATTTCTCTCGCTTGGATGAAGCTGAAAGAAAACCTGTAAATATTCACGAAGGTATCGACAGTACACTGTTAATTTTGCAACATCGCTTGAAACCAACATCAGATTATGCTGGTATTCAGATTGTTAAAGAATATGGCGATTTACCCTCAGTAGAGTGCTATGCAGGTCAGCTAAATCAGGTGTTTATGAACATCATCAGTAACGCTGCTGACGCTTTAGAAGAGCGAGATGAATCAAGAACAAAAGAGGAAATAAAAAACTCACCTAGTCAAATTACAATTCGCACTTCTGTATTGCAGGAACAGGATGATATTGCCCGCGCTTTGATCCAAATTGCAGATAATGGTACTGGAATAAGTGAGGATGTAGTAGCTAAGATATTTGACCCATTTTTTACTACCAAACCAGTTGGTAAAGGCACAGGTTTAGGATTGTCTATTTGCTATCAAATTGTGGTAGACAAACACTCAGGTATGTTGAAATGTAAGTCGGAATTAGGTAAAGGAACTGAGTTTTGGATTGAAATTCCATTAAGTAAGTAG
- a CDS encoding dihydroorotase, whose amino-acid sequence MNTLLQQVRVLDPVSGTDKIADVLIADGMIKLVENQILDFPDDTLVQNCQGMVLAPGLVDLYSHSGEPGFEERETVESLMKAATAGGFTRLVILPNTLPPVDNLGGLAQLQQKIQGKEYLSPSPHLYFWGALTMGVKGEQMTELAELADAGVVGFADGKPIQNLGLLRRMLEYLKSLGKPVALFPCNQQLAGNGVMREGFQSVCFGLPGNPAIAESSALAAILEIVESTGTPSHIMRVSTQRSVELIQNAKQRGLPITASTTWIHLLLNTNAVSSYNPNLHLEPPLGNPDDQEALIWGVRNGVIDAIAIDHTPYTYEEKTVSFGEAPSGTIGLELALPLLWQTFVETGKWSALELWRVLSTQPAKCLGQSLKAIAPGLPAELILFAPNQTWNVTSQTLKSRSSNTHWLGQQITGQVVQTWNNYIKPM is encoded by the coding sequence ATGAATACACTGCTTCAACAAGTAAGAGTATTAGACCCTGTTTCCGGAACTGACAAAATTGCTGATGTGTTAATTGCCGACGGCATGATTAAGTTGGTGGAAAATCAAATTTTGGATTTTCCAGACGATACATTAGTGCAAAATTGTCAAGGTATGGTATTAGCTCCAGGGTTGGTTGATTTATACAGCCACTCTGGGGAACCAGGTTTTGAAGAACGAGAAACTGTAGAATCGCTAATGAAAGCTGCTACGGCTGGCGGTTTTACTAGATTAGTAATTCTCCCAAATACGCTACCGCCTGTAGATAACTTAGGTGGGTTAGCACAGTTACAACAAAAGATACAGGGTAAAGAATATTTATCCCCATCCCCCCATCTTTACTTTTGGGGCGCTCTCACTATGGGGGTAAAGGGTGAGCAAATGACAGAGTTAGCAGAGTTGGCTGATGCTGGAGTTGTCGGCTTTGCTGATGGTAAACCAATCCAAAACTTGGGGTTATTACGGCGGATGCTGGAATACCTAAAATCGTTAGGTAAGCCTGTGGCTTTGTTTCCTTGTAATCAGCAATTGGCTGGTAATGGGGTGATGCGAGAAGGTTTCCAATCTGTTTGTTTTGGGTTGCCTGGAAATCCTGCGATCGCAGAATCATCTGCCCTTGCTGCTATTCTAGAAATTGTGGAGTCTACTGGTACGCCTAGCCATATTATGCGGGTTTCCACTCAGCGCAGTGTGGAATTAATCCAAAATGCCAAGCAGCGCGGTTTGCCGATAACAGCAAGTACTACTTGGATACATTTATTACTAAATACAAATGCAGTAAGTAGTTATAACCCTAACTTGCACCTAGAACCGCCTTTGGGTAACCCAGATGACCAAGAGGCATTGATTTGGGGGGTTCGTAATGGTGTAATAGATGCGATCGCAATTGATCATACACCCTACACATACGAAGAAAAAACTGTTTCCTTTGGTGAGGCTCCCTCTGGCACTATTGGCTTAGAACTGGCGCTTCCCTTACTCTGGCAGACTTTTGTAGAAACTGGAAAATGGTCTGCGCTGGAACTTTGGCGTGTCTTAAGTACCCAACCAGCAAAATGTTTAGGTCAATCTCTTAAAGCTATTGCTCCAGGTCTTCCTGCTGAACTAATTTTGTTTGCCCCAAATCAAACTTGGAACGTTACAAGCCAGACACTTAAATCTCGCTCATCTAACACTCATTGGTTAGGGCAACAAATCACAGGTCAAGTTGTGCAAACTTGGAATAATTACATAAAACCAATGTAG
- a CDS encoding lysostaphin resistance A-like protein yields MTIKRLILIVLTIVAIVKISLSLIESWGQPQIQSRLELYQTNLLLHAAEWQGVNNSGDFIPADAEGSTNLKTLQKNLVGNEPLKVAQKQYTEAIDLASSSLNKAQKQLQQAQSQPVIVSDAPKEKLPYPPVEEASSTKQQLQGSINQLESLRDELDLRLGIIQTEQKETEAALKTWNDLIARDAEKSVNLSSVKTAQILVGLWSEPPRIIPNSEEQIQKDLESWFRYEGLTKLYQMQQRQDDLVKLQAQEQQVAQQAIVKLAIIGGIPVISCVIGTGLVIFLVVQLLIQGKRSLIAQNDNLTWETPWNGETIWQVFILGFFFIGQILLPLGFGLFFSFSKINPAGFDVRAKALYVLLSYLLMAAGGVTVLYLSLKDFFPLPKDWFRFDWRGSWILWGFGGYFVALPLVILVSLVNQKLWQGQGGSNPILPIALENRDGIALTIFFTTAAIAAPLFEEFLFRGFLLPSLTRYFPAWGAIILSSFLFAIAHLSLSEVLPLMTLGIILGVVYTRSRNLLSSILLHSLWNSGTLLSLFILGSGGS; encoded by the coding sequence ATGACCATTAAGCGATTGATTTTGATTGTGCTGACAATTGTGGCAATTGTCAAGATAAGCCTTTCATTAATAGAAAGCTGGGGTCAGCCTCAGATTCAAAGCCGTCTGGAATTATATCAAACTAATTTACTACTCCATGCAGCAGAATGGCAGGGTGTAAATAATAGCGGTGATTTTATCCCAGCAGATGCAGAAGGTAGTACAAATTTAAAAACTCTTCAAAAAAATTTAGTCGGTAATGAACCCTTAAAAGTTGCTCAGAAGCAGTATACAGAAGCTATTGATTTAGCTAGTAGTAGCTTAAATAAGGCACAAAAGCAACTGCAACAAGCGCAGTCTCAACCAGTGATAGTTTCAGATGCACCCAAAGAAAAGTTGCCCTACCCTCCGGTGGAGGAAGCTTCATCTACCAAGCAACAATTGCAAGGTTCAATTAACCAGTTAGAAAGCTTGAGAGATGAGCTAGATTTGCGATTAGGGATAATCCAAACTGAACAAAAAGAAACTGAGGCGGCGCTAAAAACTTGGAATGATTTAATTGCGCGTGACGCAGAAAAGTCGGTAAATTTGTCTTCAGTTAAGACAGCGCAGATTTTAGTTGGTTTGTGGAGTGAGCCACCGCGTATAATACCAAATTCTGAAGAACAAATCCAGAAAGATTTAGAAAGTTGGTTCCGCTATGAGGGTTTAACTAAACTCTACCAAATGCAGCAGCGTCAAGATGATTTGGTGAAGCTACAAGCACAAGAACAACAGGTTGCACAGCAAGCCATTGTCAAGTTAGCAATTATTGGAGGAATTCCGGTAATTAGCTGTGTAATTGGGACAGGATTGGTGATATTTTTGGTTGTACAACTGTTAATTCAAGGAAAGCGATCGCTTATTGCTCAAAACGATAATCTTACTTGGGAAACGCCTTGGAATGGTGAAACTATTTGGCAAGTTTTTATATTAGGGTTTTTCTTTATTGGGCAAATTCTGCTTCCTCTAGGATTTGGTTTATTTTTTAGTTTTTCTAAAATCAATCCTGCTGGCTTTGATGTTCGCGCTAAAGCTTTATATGTGCTATTAAGTTATCTATTAATGGCAGCAGGAGGAGTTACTGTTTTATATTTATCTCTCAAAGATTTTTTCCCGCTACCAAAAGATTGGTTTCGTTTTGATTGGCGGGGTAGCTGGATATTGTGGGGTTTTGGTGGCTATTTTGTAGCACTACCGCTAGTAATTTTAGTATCCTTAGTTAATCAAAAGCTTTGGCAAGGGCAAGGCGGTAGTAATCCGATTCTGCCAATTGCTTTAGAAAATCGGGATGGAATAGCATTAACAATATTTTTTACCACAGCAGCGATCGCAGCACCACTATTTGAGGAGTTCTTATTCCGAGGTTTCCTGCTACCTTCACTCACTCGTTATTTCCCTGCTTGGGGAGCAATTATTCTCAGTAGCTTTTTGTTTGCCATTGCACATCTGAGCTTATCAGAAGTATTACCACTAATGACACTAGGGATAATCTTAGGGGTAGTATATACGCGATCGCGCAATTTATTGTCCTCTATTCTGCTACATAGTCTATGGAATAGTGGCACACTTCTAAGTTTATTTATTTTAGGTAGTGGTGGTAGCTAG